A single region of the Bacillota bacterium genome encodes:
- a CDS encoding clan AA aspartic protease: MSRMQIIDGLPFVNLQVTYKQAVTILSKVLVDTGSAGTILSFDKLAEIGLEIDERDTVETIRGVGGTELVITKTVDRIQIGDLFVEDFTIEVGGMNYGFDINGIIGMDFLLQNKAVLDMENLTIKKK; encoded by the coding sequence ATGAGCAGGATGCAGATTATTGATGGACTCCCGTTTGTTAATCTTCAAGTAACTTATAAACAAGCTGTTACTATTCTTTCAAAAGTCTTAGTTGATACAGGTTCGGCCGGAACTATATTGAGCTTTGATAAATTAGCGGAGATAGGTCTCGAGATTGATGAACGTGATACTGTAGAAACCATTAGAGGCGTAGGCGGGACCGAACTTGTGATAACTAAAACAGTTGATAGAATACAGATAGGGGATTTGTTTGTAGAAGACTTTACCATAGAAGTTGGCGGGATGAACTATGGGTTTGATATCAATGGAATTATTGGTATGGATTTTCTGCTTCAAAATAAAGCTGTTTTAGACATGGAAAATTTAACTATTAAAAAGAAATGA
- the hisF gene encoding imidazole glycerol phosphate synthase subunit HisF — translation MLTKRVIPCLDVNEGRVVKGVNFVNLRDAGDPVEIAKTYNEAGADELVFLDITASAQERKIMLDVVERTAEQVFIPLTVGGGIRELSDFRDILKAGADKISINSAAIRNPELINQAAWRFGSQCVVVAIDAKLRQHKKGWDVYINGGRINTSKDAVEWAMEAERRGAGEILLTSMDTDGTKNGYDIALTKAVSEAVNIPVIASGGAGKLEHFYDVIVEGGADAVLAASLFHYGELSIAQVKHYLEGRGIPVRK, via the coding sequence ATGCTTACAAAACGTGTTATCCCTTGCCTGGATGTTAATGAAGGAAGGGTTGTAAAAGGTGTTAATTTTGTTAATCTGCGGGATGCAGGAGACCCTGTGGAAATTGCAAAAACATACAATGAGGCCGGTGCTGATGAGCTGGTTTTCCTTGATATAACTGCATCAGCGCAAGAACGAAAGATTATGCTGGATGTGGTTGAAAGGACTGCCGAACAGGTTTTTATCCCCTTGACGGTGGGTGGCGGTATACGGGAATTATCGGACTTCCGCGATATTTTGAAGGCCGGGGCCGACAAAATCTCTATCAATTCTGCAGCCATACGCAATCCGGAATTAATAAACCAGGCAGCTTGGCGATTCGGCAGCCAGTGTGTAGTGGTTGCCATTGATGCAAAACTTCGCCAGCATAAAAAAGGTTGGGATGTCTATATTAACGGAGGAAGGATAAATACTAGTAAAGATGCAGTAGAGTGGGCCATGGAAGCGGAACGAAGAGGAGCGGGGGAGATACTTCTTACAAGCATGGATACCGACGGTACAAAAAACGGGTACGACATAGCTTTAACCAAGGCAGTATCTGAAGCTGTAAACATTCCTGTTATTGCATCGGGTGGTGCTGGAAAGCTTGAACATTTTTATGACGTAATTGTAGAAGGCGGAGCTGATGCTGTGCTGGCTGCGTCACTTTTCCACTATGGTGAGCTTTCAATAGCCCAGGTGAAGCACTACCTTGAAGGGCGCGGAATTCCGGTAAGGAAATAA
- the hisH gene encoding imidazole glycerol phosphate synthase subunit HisH: protein MIAIIDYGMGNLRSVQKAFEYTGYEAVVTKDPRRISDASHVVLPGVGAFADAFENLEKTGLLESIYKAVESGKPFLGICLGLQLLFEKSHEGGLFGGLSLLPGEVKRLPKNLNIKIPHMGWNELKYKENPIFNNLENPSYVYFVHSYYVKPENQEHVIGTTFYGMDISVAVNRENIYGLQFHPEKSGNEGLKILVNFAKLKY from the coding sequence ATGATTGCTATTATAGACTATGGTATGGGAAACTTGCGCAGTGTTCAGAAAGCATTTGAGTATACAGGTTATGAAGCGGTAGTTACTAAAGACCCACGCAGGATTTCCGATGCAAGCCATGTTGTACTGCCTGGAGTGGGCGCTTTTGCAGATGCTTTTGAAAACTTAGAAAAAACAGGCTTGCTTGAGAGCATATATAAAGCTGTAGAGAGTGGGAAACCTTTCTTAGGCATATGCCTGGGATTGCAGCTTTTGTTTGAGAAAAGCCATGAGGGAGGACTATTTGGAGGGCTTTCGCTTTTACCTGGAGAAGTAAAAAGGCTCCCGAAAAATCTTAATATAAAGATACCCCACATGGGGTGGAACGAGTTAAAATATAAGGAAAATCCCATTTTTAACAACCTGGAAAATCCCTCTTATGTTTATTTTGTCCATTCCTATTATGTAAAACCGGAAAATCAGGAGCATGTTATTGGAACTACCTTTTATGGCATGGATATTTCGGTGGCGGTTAACAGGGAAAATATATATGGACTTCAGTTCCATCCTGAAAAGAGCGGAAATGAAGGACTTAAAATACTGGTGAATTTTGCAAAGCTTAAGTATTAG